A genomic region of Aspergillus oryzae RIB40 DNA, chromosome 1 contains the following coding sequences:
- a CDS encoding putative C2H2 finger domain protein (Zn-finger), protein MSPPRMIGTVSSIGGLSVTRFQTLTIMSRPFFRGSGIFGRLCAGDSTYNQGPKGIRREREVEIMDNDTITVNGAPKKRKRVRKVNTDRKFECTHEGCGKSYSRAEHLYRHQLNHTPKQIYRCDFPDCYRSFVRQDLCIRHRERHTTQGSQLQKRDHFAQAATNQPQSPHHVPHVSQATVVTPPSLPTQMSSAPSNVVVPISPSSSSSPSVGLNSVFSYQHHILPSQNENTFPRSNSLSTHGKSSPPVPTSYSPPELHKTSYGSLSNHHPTNTSIGEVHHDAQSHHPLSEPGQTPSTQSQGADGAYSSLPTDANGSSLADTVPFTSQAGMQMPVNSYSGLSLAPAATSTPATLDQAANMGTLDAMSGMIAPGSTVGDPGFDSLANCVYPIFGSESYNRSPFAMAEDFTAWLFNEPVPGSSSMSYPAATGMVPNYMDPTQLPNQFLLGDPAYGTFLSGVIPPHHPMSVTSILDPGSPRAIISEEKRQELLHLMATRFNEAAYSAVAKRKDALMDGDMDDDNHVLSLRMMQTYIGSYWYHFHSQLPILHRPTFFADQAPNLLLLIVIAIGASTLDKIHGPELTEAASELADFIVWHLRWELFMDADFRPPAKLWVFQALLLLEVYEKMYSTRALHERAHIHHDTTLTLMRRGSSLIGRSAFDSPASLRDDRQARSVSCSTTTQDFSADESWTHWIKAEATRRVAFAAFVLDSTHATMFGHSAKMVAHELRLPLPCDEALWSATSAAEVARVQASLHANGVKPVMFLDGLKRTLNGQRVRTNAFGRTILMAGLLSVSWHMNQRDLQVSSLGVPQALGGRDKWRAALLRAFDNWRRDFDEALGQAGTPPPFPGYRVQHPLDDDNVFESRDVLHGLAHMASHVDIVDCQILGGATRLMGRAITARDYNAAREKMTERWATKASARDATFYALKFLSECLLSGESEEGELYSGRDDYLLNRPWVIYVAALVVWCYGYALEGPIRSPPKLATVADQRRDMQEFLRRVGGVRSPNDLEAMEGRNQCLGLLMILRDGFVNTRWELLAEAANLLSSCIEKLKGR, encoded by the exons ATGTCTCCACCCAGAATGATAGGCACCGTGTCGTCAATTGGAGGGCTGTCAGTCACAAGGTTCCAAACCCTAACTATCATGTCTCGACCCTTTTTCCGAGGGAGTGGAATTTTTGGCAGGTTATGCGCAGGGGATAGTACCTACA ACCAAGGGCCTAAGGGCATCCGCAGAGAACGAGAAGTTGAGATCATGGACAACGATACCATCACTGTCAATGGCGCCccgaagaaaaggaagagggtTCGAAAGGTCAACACAGACCGTAAATTCGAATGTACCCACGAAGGGTGTGGGAAAAGCTATTCGCGTGCGGAGCATCTATACCGACATCAGTTGAACC ATACTCCCAAGCAAATATATCGATGTGATTTCCCTGATTGTTACCGCTCCTTCGTTCGACAAGACCTCTGTATTCGACACCGTGAACGTCACACCACCCAAGGCTCTCAGCTCCAAAAACGCGATCATTTTGCGCAAGCTGCTACCAACCAGCCTCAGAGCCCGCATCATGTACCTCACGTCAGCCAAGCGACTGTCGTCACACCTCCATCCTTGCCTACGCAAATGTCAAGCGCTCCGTCCAACGTAGTTGTTCCGATATCTCcttcgtcctcgtcatctccatctgtCGGTCTGAATTCCGTATTTAGCTACCAACATCATATACTACCATCTCAAAACGAAAACACTTTCCCCCGGTCAAATAGCTTAAGTACTCATGGGAAAAGTTCTCCTCCAGTACCGACGAGTTACAGCCCCCCGGAACTACATAAAACGTCGTATGGGTCGTTGAGCAACCATCATCCGACAAATACTTCCATCGGTGAAGTCCATCACGACGCACAATCACATCATCCTTTGTCTGAACCTGGCCAGACACCCAGCACACAATCCCAAGGTGCTGATGGAGCCTACTCATCACTGCCGACAGATGCCAACGGATCCTCTCTGGCTGACACTGTACCATTTACCTCTCAGGCTGGTATGCAAATGCCCGTGAATAGTTACTCAGGTCTCTCTCTAGCCCCGGCAGCAACTTCTACACCGGCGACTCTTGACCAAGCGGCCAACATGGGCACTCTTGATGCGATGTCGGGAATGATAGCTCCCGGCTCGACAGTTGGGGACCCTGGCTTTGATTCGTTGGCCAACTGTGTCTACCCGATCTTTGGCAGCGAATCATATAATAGATCTCCCTTTGCTATGGCGGAAGACTTTACGGCATGGCTTTTTAATGAACCCGTTCCCGGATCGTCGTCTATGAGCTACCCTGCAGCGACCGGTATGGTCCCGAACTACATGGATCCTACGCAACTGCCGAATCAATTCTTGTTGGGTGATCCGGCCTATGGGACGTTTTTGAGCGGCGTAATCCCGCCCCATCATCCCATGAGCGTCACCAGCATTCTGGATCCCGGGTCACCTCGTGCCATTATATCGGAGGAAAAGCGGCAGGAACTGCTTCATCTCATGGCGACTCGCTTTAATGAAGCTGCCTACTCGGCGGTGGCCAAGCGCAAGGATGCTTTAATGGATGGCGACATGGACGATGACAACCACGTTTTGAGCTTGCGCATGATGCAGACGTACATTGGATCGTACTGGTATCACTTCCATTCTCAGTTGCCCATCCTGCATCGGCCCACATTTTTCGCCGACCAGGCGCCAAACCTGCTTCTATTGATCGTTATAGCCATCGGTGCATCCACGCTAGACAAGATTCATGGTCCAGAGTTAACCGAAGCGGCATCTGAGCTGGCAGACTTTATTGTGTGGCACCTTAGATGGGAGCTCTTCATGGACGCTGACTTCCGGCCGCCTGCCAAACTGTGGGTCTTCCAGGCCCTCTTGCTCCTTGAGGTTTACGAAAAGATGTACTCTACTCGAGCATTACATGAACGAGCACATATCCACCATGACACCACTTTGACCCTGATGCGTCGCGGCAGCTCCTTGATTGGACGTTCCGCCTTCGACTCGCCCGCAAGCTTGAGAGACGACCGGCAGGCCCGGTCGGTATCCTGTTCGACGACGACACAGGACTTTTCCGCGGACGAATCGTGGACGCACTGGATCAAAGCGGAGGCCACCCGGCGAGTGGCGTTTGCAGCTTTCGTTCTGGATTCCACCCATGCCACTATGTTCGGCCACTCGGCTAAGATGGTCGCGCATGAGCTTCGGCTACCCTTGCCCTGCGATGAAGCTTTGTGGTCGGCGACCAGTGCTGCCGAAGTGGCGCGTGTGCAGGCTAGTCTCCATGCTAACGGGGTGAAGCCGGTCATGTTTTTGGATGGCCTCAAACGGACACTGAATGGGCAACGAGTCCGGACTAATGCCTTCGGAAGGACCATCCTCATGGCGGGTCTACTCAGCGTCAGTTGGCATATGAACCAGCGAGATCTCCAAGTCAGTTCTTTGGGAGTCCCTCAGGCACTGGGCGGTCGAGATAAATGGAGGGCTGCGCTACTGCGGGCCTTTGATAATTGGCGACGAGATTTCGACGAAGCGTTGGGACAAGCCGGGACACCCCCACCTTTCCCAGGGTACCGGGTTCAACATCCACTTGACGACGACAACGTCTTCGAATCCCGCGACGTACTGCACGGCCTTGCTCACATGGCGTCGCACGTCGACATCGTCGATTGTCAGATCCTCGGCGGTGCCACCCGACTCATGGGAAGGGCTATCACTGCCAGAGACTACAATGCCGCGCGTGAGAAGATGACCGAGCGATGGGCCACAAAGGCGTCAGCGCGAGACGCGACTTTCTACGCCCTCAAGTTTCTCTCCGAGTGTTTGCTGAGCGGCGAGTCGGAGGAAGGGGAGCTTTACTCAGGACGGGATGACTATCTTCTCAACCGACCATGGGTGATCTACGTTGCGGCATTGGTCGTCTGGTGCTATGGATACGCGCTGGAAGGCCCGATTCGCTCGCCACCGAAGTTGGCCACGGTGGCGGACCAGCGTCGCGACATGCAGGAGTTTCTCCGACGGGTGGGCGGCGTGCGTTCACCCAACGACCTGGAAGCAATGGAGGGCCGCAATCAGTGCCTGGGTCTGTTGATGATCCTGCGGGATGGATTTGTCAACACGCGATGGGAGCTGTTGGCGGAGGCGGCCAATTTGTTGAGCAGTTGTATTGAAAAGTTGAAGGGCCGATAA
- a CDS encoding putative cytokinesis EF-hand protein Cdc4 (calmodulin and related proteins (EF-Hand superfamily)) has product MTGSHNNHDDQASTNYKEAFSLFDKRGSGKVSLESLGDLLRACGQNPTLAEIAELENGLGGDFDFESFVKVLNRPNGFRDPGEAEEYCRGFQVFDKDMTGFIGVGQLRYILTNLGEKMSDEEVDELLKAVDTSSGEINYTDLVRTILAN; this is encoded by the exons ATGACCGGCTCACACAATAATCACGACGATCAGGCCTCCACCAACTACAAAGAAGCGTTCTCCCTCTTCGATAAGCGCGGCTCCGGCAAGGTCTCCCTGGAGTCCCTCGGTGACCTCCTGCGCGCATGCGGCCAGAATCCCACCCTCGCTGAGATCGCCGAACTGGAGAACGGCCTTGGCGGAGACT TCGACTTCGAATCTTTCGTGAAGGTTCTCAACCGTCCAAACGGCTTCCGCGATCCTGGTGAGGCCGAGGAATACTGCCGCGGATTCCAGGTGTTCGATAAGGATATGACCGGGTTTATCGGAGTCGGTCAGCTTCGATACA TTCTGACGAACTTGGGCGAGAAGATGTCGGACGAGGAGGTCGATGAGCTGCTCAAGGCGGTTGATACCAGCTCGGGTGAGATTAACTACACTG ACCTCGTTCGCACCATTCTGGCCAACTGA
- a CDS encoding uncharacterized protein (predicted protein): MSTPDPQLQPEDQSLQQEQPTIQNRLPVHTHHCRFCNHLLLATTRDIPSLPRRKHPAKDKAIICPLPTSNTSEDTDSSNLQEHYTILLSTTIPDRKATLVRREDGFEKRLFLRCGRCRVVVGYFLDRVLFPMTSVAASASGGDGEGEEDERKEKVVYLLPGALMETGVMGDEGRLKGVDDEWREWRVEV; this comes from the coding sequence ATGTCCACCCCGGACCCCCAATTACAACCTGAAGACCAATCCCTccaacaagaacaaccaacAATACAAAACCGACTCCCAGTCCACACCCACCACTGCCGCTTCTGcaaccacctcctcctcgcAACAACCCGCGAcatcccctccctcccacGCCGCAAACACCCCgccaaagacaaagccaTCATCTGCCCCCTCCCAACATCAAATACCTCCGAGGACACCGACTCCTCTAACCTACAGGAACACTACACCATCCTCCTTTCGACAACGATACCGGATCGCAAGGCGACGCTCGTGCGGCGCGAGGacggcttcgagaagagaTTGTTTCTGCGGTGTGGACGGTGTCGGGTTGTGGTGGGGTATTTCTTGGACCGGGTGCTTTTTCCGATGACTtctgttgctgcttctgcttccgGGGGTGATGgggagggcgaggaggacgagaggaaggagaaggtcgTTTATTTGCTCCCGGGGGCGTTGATGGAGACGGGGGTCATGGGGGATGAGGGGAGGTTGAagggggttgatgatgagTGGAGGGAGTGGAGGGTGGAGGTTTAG
- a CDS encoding M3 family metallopeptidase (metalloendopeptidase family - saccharolysin & thimet oligopeptidase) → MAPEHYRRPPQAPPVFTATAQSIVDDAKRLIEASRKVQDEVVANVKPETATFDSVLKPLAHDENTMALEAHILSFYQAVSTEQQLRDASSKAEAELDEFFIETVMREDVFKLVDAVLNKNETLDPESRRLLEKEHKSYIRNGLGLPAGPKRDRFKEIKKRLSQISIEFQKNLNEENEGLWFTPEELDGVPEDVLSGLKKGEGENAGKLWLTFKYPDLFPTMKYAKNPETRKKVMIQNENKCNQNVPLFREAIVLRDEAARLLGYPNHAAFRIEDKMAKTPETVDTFLGDLRSRLTAGGQKEIKSLLELKKNDIEARGETFDGKYYLWDHRFYDRLMLEKNYSLDQQQIAEYFPLQTTIEGMLKIFEELFGLVFVEIIGDDRAKVAPSGKGSDIVWHEDVQIFSVWNDEGEGSGFVGYLYLDLFPRSGKYGHAANFNLQPGFIDKDGKRRYPATALVCNFTKPTPKKPSLLKHDEVVTLFHELGHGIHDLVAKTIYSRFHGTNTVRDFVEAPSQMLENWCWTPSQLKSLSKHYSTLSPEYFAAWKEQAGDKPEPAEQIPDEVIANLIRTKHVNDALFNLRQLHFGIFDMTVHEPKSHEDIEKLPISATYNQLRKQITQMDGPEILGLGDEWGHGEATFGHLIGGYDAGYYGYLSSQVYSTDMFYTVFKADPMNPTAGRRYRHQVLEKGGSQDEMTSLTEFLGREPKTDAFYKDMGLA, encoded by the exons ATGGCTCCAGAACACTACCGCCGCCCACCTCAGGCCCCGCCGGTCTTCACAGCAACCGCTCAGTCGATCGTTGACGATGCCAAACGCCTCATTGAGGCATCCCGCAAGGTCCAGGATGAGGTTGTCGCCAATGTGAAGCCTGAGACGGCCACATTCGATTCAGTGCTCAAGCCGCTGGCCCATGACGAGAACACCATGGCGCTGGAAGCCCACATCCTCAGCTTCTACCAGGCAGTCTCGACCGAACAGCAGTTGCGCGATGCTTCGTCCAAGGCCGAGGCAGAGCTGGACGAATTCTTCATCGAAACAGTCATGCGTGAGGATGTCTTCAAGCTTGTGGATGCCGTGCTGAACAAGAACGAAACCCTTGACCCCGAGTCGCGTCGCCTCTTAGAGAAGGAGCACAAGAGTTACATTCGCAATGGGTTGGGTCTCCCCGCTGGCCCGAAGCGGGACCgcttcaaggagatcaagaagcgTCTGAGTCAGATCAGCATTGAGTTCCAGAAGAACTTGAATGAAGAGAACGAGGGTCTCTGGTTTACCCCCGAAGAACTGGACGGTGTGCCGGAGGATGTCCTGTCTGGTTTGAAGAAGGGTGAGGGAGAGAACGCGGGCAAGCTCTGGCTGACCTTCAAGTATCCGGATCTTTTCCCAACTATGAAATATGCCAAGAACCCCGAAACTCGCAAGAAGGTGATGATCCAGAACGAGAACAAGTGCAACCAGAACGTACCTCTCTTCCGGGAGGCCATTGTCCTGCGCGACGAGGCTGCTCGGCTTTTGGGATACCCTAACCATGCAGCATTCCGCATTGAGGATAAGATGGCCAAGACACCAGAGACGGTTGACACCTTCTTGGGAGATCTGCGAAGTCGCCTGACAGCTGGTGGCcagaaggagatcaagagTCTgttggagttgaagaagaacgatatTGAAGCTCGTGGCGAGACCTTTGACGGCAAATACTATCTGTGGGACCACCGGTTCTACGATCGTTTGATGCTGGAGAAGAACTACTCGCTGGACCAGCAGCAGATCGCTGAATACTTCCCTCTCCAAACTACCATTGAGGGcatgttgaagatcttcgagGAGTTGTTCGGATTGGTGTTCGTAGAGATCATCGGTGATGATCGGGCTAAGGTAGCTCCCTCCGGTAAGGGAAGTGACATTGTCTGGCATGAGGATGTGCAGATTTTCAGCGTCTGGAACGATGAGGGCGAGGGTAGCGGATTTGTCGGCTATCTCTATCTGGACCTTTTCCCTCGGAGCGGCAAATACGGCCACGCGGCCAACTTCAACCTCCAGCCCGGTTTCATCGACAAGGACGGCAAGCGCCGGTACCCCGCCACCGCGCTTGTGTGCAACTTCACTAAGCCGACACCGAAGAAACCCAGTCTGCTTAAGCACGACGAGGTGGTGACATTGTTCCATGAGCTGGGCCATGGTATTCATGACCTCGTGGCCAAGACCATTTACTCTCGGTTCCACGGAACTAACACCGTGCGTGACTTCGTCGAGGCCCCCAGTCAGATGCTGGAGAACTGGTGCTGGACCCCATCGCAGCTCAAGTCGCTCAGCAAGCACTACTCGACGCTGTCACCCGAATATTTCGCCGCGTGGAAGGAACAGGCCGGCGACAAGCCCGAGCCGGCCGAGCAGATCCCCGACGAGGTGATTGCGAACCTGATCCGGACGAAGCATGTCAACGACGCACTGTTCAACCTGCGCCAGCTGCACTTCGGTATCTTCGACATGACCGTGCACGAGCCCAAGAGCCACGAAGACATTGAGAAGCTGCCGATCTCGGCCACCTACAACCAGCTGCGCAAGCAGATTACCCAGATGGACGGACCGGAGATCTTGGGCCTGGGCGACGAATGGGGACACGGCGAGGCGACCTTTGGACACTTGATCGGTGGTTATGATGCCGGTTACTACGGATACCTGAG CTCCCAAGTTTACTCCACCGATATGTTCTACACCGTCTTCAAGGCTGACCCAATGAACCCGACCGCCGGCCGACGCTACCGTCACCAGGTTCTGGAGAAGGGAGGCAGCCAGGATGAGATGACGAGCTTGACGGAATTCTTGGGCCGCGAGCCCAAGACTGATGCATTCTACAAGGATATGGGCTTGGCCTAG
- a CDS encoding stearoyl-CoA 9-desaturase sdeA (fatty acid desaturase), with protein sequence MSAKTADATQPRAGDIKKVHIADTAITRSNWHKHVNWLNVFLIIGIPMYGCVQALWVPLQLKTAIWAVIYYFFTGLGITAGYHRLWAHCSYSARLPLRIWLAAVGGGAVEGSIRWWARDHRAHHRYTDTEKDPYSVRKGLLYSHLGWMVMKQNPKRIGRTDISDLNEDPVVVWQHRNYLKVVFTMGLFVPMLVAGLGWGDWWGGFVYAGILRIFFVQQATFCVNSLAHWLGDQPFDDRNSPRDHVITALVTLGEGYHNFHHEFPSDYRNAIEWHQYDPTKWSIWIWKQLGLAYDLKQFRANEIEKGRVQQLQKKIDQKRAKLDWGVPLDQLPVMEWDDYVEQAKNGRGLIAIAGVVHDVTDFIKDHPGGKAMINSGIGKDATAMFNGGVYYHSNAAHNLLSTMRVGVIRGGCEVEIWKRSQKESTDYVRDSSGQRVIRAGEQVTKIPEPIPTADAA encoded by the exons ATGTCTGCAAAGACGGCAGACGCTACCCAGCCTCGTGCTGGCGACATCAAGAAGGTTCACATTGCCGACACTGCCATCACACGGAGCAACTGGCATAAGCATGTCAACTGGCTGAACGTGTTCCTTATTATCGGCATTCCTATGTATGGATGTGTCCAGGCTCTCTGGGTGCCTCTGCAGCTCAAGACTGCTATCTGGGCCGTCATCTACTACTTCTTCACCGGACTGGGTATCACCGCAG GATACCATCGTCTGTGGGCTCACTGCTCCTATTCCGCTCGCCTTCCCCTCCGTATCTGGCTCGCTGCtgttggcggtggtgccGTGGAAGGTTCTATCCGCTGGTGGGCTCGTGACCACCGTGCTCACCACCGTTATACCGATACCGAGAAGGATCCCTACTCAGTCCGCAAGGGTCTGCTCTACTCCCACCTTGGCTGGATGGTGATGAAGCAGAACCCCAAGCGTATTGGCCGTACTGATATCTCCGATCTTAACGAAGACCCCGTCGTTGTGTGGCAACACCGGAACTACCTCAAGGTCGTCTTCACCATGGGTCTGTTTGTGCCTATGCTCGTGGCCGGTCTGGGCTGGGGTGACTGGTGGGGCGGTTTCGTCTATGCTGGTATCCTCcgtatcttcttcgtccagcaGGCAACTTTCTGCGTCAACTCCTTGGCTCACTGGCTTGGTGACCAGCCATTTGATGACCGCAACTCTCCTCGTGACCACGTCATTACTGCCCTCGTCACCCTCGGTGAAGGATACCACAACTTCCACCACGAATTCCCCTCCGACTACCGTAATGCTATCGAATGGCACCAGTATGATCCCACCAAGTGGAGCATCTGGATCTGGAAGCAGCTTGGCCTCGCCTATGATCTCAAGCAATTCCGTGCCAACGAGATCGAGAAGGGCCGTGTTCAGCAgctccagaagaagatcgaccAGAAGCGTGCCAAGTTAGACTGGGGTGTCCCTCTCGACCAGCTTCCCGTTATGGAGTGGGACGACTACGTCGAGCAGGCCAAGAATGGCCGTGGTCTTATTGCCATTGCCGGTGTTGTCCACGATGTGACTGACTTCATCAAGGACCACCCCGGTGGCAAGGCTATGATCAACTCTGGTATCGGCAAGGATGCCACCGCTATGTTCAACGGAGGTGTCTACTATCACTCCAACGCTGCGCACAACCTGCTGTCGACCATGCGGGTTGGAGTCATCCGCGGTGGCTGTGAAGTCGAGATCTGGAAGCGCTCCCAGAAAGAGAGCACCGATTACGTCCGTGACAGCAGCGGTCAGCGGGTCATCCGCGCTGGTGAACAGGTTACGAAGATTCCGGAACCTATCCCCACTGCTGATGCAGCATGA
- a CDS encoding nucleobase:cation symporter-2 family protein (xanthine/uracil permeases): protein MDGPDQIGPDLRPKRTWADKARRIVKTFTTRDGLIGDYDYAYLFTPNIPFMQQTRRTAPFFGLDDRVPVVLALILGLQHSLAMLAGVISPPILLGGSSGANLGEDDYQYLVSTSLIVSGLLSALQMLRFRIYKTPYSIGTGLISVVGTSFSIITVASGTFTQMYSSGYCPVDAQGNRLPCPAGYGALLGTSCLCSLLQIGLSFISSKVLKRVFPPLVTGPTVLLIGASLLETGMKDWAGGSGSCGSDPSARALCPSADAPHALPWGSAEFIGLGFLVFVTIILCERFGSPIMKSCAVVVGLLVGCIVAGACGYFDRSTIDAAPVVSFIWVRTFPLTIYAPLILPLLAVYIVIMMESIGDITATCDVSQVEVQGPDFDSRIRGGVLGNGLTCLLAGLCTITPMSVFAQNNGVIALTKCANRKAGYCCCFFLVIMGIFAKFAAALVAIPSSVLGGMTTFLFSSVAVSGIRIISSIPFTRRNRFILTASFAIGMAATLVPDWFDYFFTYSGDNHALQGLLDAVTLVMTNGFAVTAVLGLILNLLIPEDPEEEAAIVDARGSEVRSESEETKGTSESSHFKTAEAGPAIV, encoded by the exons ATGGATGGACCAGATCAGATTGGTCCTGACCTTCGTCCCAAGCGAACTTGGGCCGATAAAGCCCGTCGGATTGTCAAAACCTTCACCACGAG GGATGGCTTAATAGGAGACTACGATTATGCATACCTTTTCACACCCAACATCCCTTTTATGCAGCAAACGAGGCGAACGGCACCGTTTTTCGGACTGGATGATCGAGTACCGGTCGTGCTGGCTCTTATTTTGGGCTTACAACATTCCCTAGCAATGTTGGCTGGAG TTATCTCGCCCCCAATTCTCCTGGGTGGTTCTTCCGGAGCCAACCTTGGAGAGGATGACTACCAATACCTCGTGTCGACCTCCCTGATCGTATCCGGGTTACTGTCCGCCCTTCAGATGCTCCGCTTTCGTATCTATAAAACGCCTTACTCGATCGGCACGGGTCTGATCTCAGTTGTGGGTACCTCGTTCTCGATTATTACTGTAGCGTCGGGAACTTTCACTCAGATGTATTCGTCCGGATACTGTCCCGTTGATGCCCAGGGCAACCGTCTACCTTGTCCGGCGGGCTATGGAGCTCTCCTCGGTACCTCCTGTCTATGCTCTTTACTCCAGATCGGCCTTTCATTCATAAGCAGCAAGGTTTTGAAACGCGTCTTCCCACCCCTGGTTACTGGACCAACTGTCCTCCTGATCGGAGCATCCCTCCTTGAGACCGGTATGAAAGATTGGGCAGGAGGCTCAGGCAGCTGTGGCAGCGACCCCTCCGCCCGTGCCCTATGCCCCAGCGCAGATGCACCGCACGCTCTTCCTTGGGGTAGTGCGGAGTTTATCGGTCTCGGATTCCTGGTCTTCGTGACCATTATTCTGTGCGAAAGATTTGGCTCCCCTATCATGAAATCTTGCGCCGTCGTCGTTGGTCTGCTAGTTGGATGCATTGTGGCGGGAGCATGTGGCTACTTCGACCGCTCAACCATTGATGCAGCCCCAGTAGTTTCCTTCATCTGGGTCCGGACATTCCCTCTAACGATATACGCACCGCTCATCCTCCCCTTACTAGCCGTCTACATCGTGATCATGATGGAATCAATCGGCGACATCACAGCCACATGCGACGTTTCCCAAGTAGAAGTGCAGGGGCCCGACTTCGATTCGCGCATTAGAGGCGGTGTCCTCGGCAACGGTCTCACCTGTCTCCTCGCCGGCCTATGTACCATCACGCCCATGTCCGTGTTCGCCCAAAACAACGGTGTCATCGCTCTGACCAAATGCGCAAACCGCAAGGCCGgatactgctgctgcttcttcctcgtgATCATGGGCATCTTCGCCAAGTTCGCTGCCGCGCTTGTCGCAATCCCTAGCTCTGTCCTCGGCGGTATGACCACATTCCTCTTCTCGTCCGTCGCTGTCTCCGGTATCCGTATTATTTCCTCCATCCCGTTCACGCGTCGCAACCGTTTCATCCTCACGGCTTCTTTCGCCATTGGTATGGCTGCCACGTTGGTGCCGGACTGGTTCGACTATTTCTTTACTTACAGCGGTGATAACCACGCCCTGCAGGGGCTACTGGATGCTGTGACGCTCGTTATGACCAACGGTTTCGCAGTTACCGCAGTGTTGGGGCTGATCCTCAACCTTCTTATCCCGGAAGAcccagaggaagaggcggCCATCGTGGATGCCAGGGGTAGTGAGGTCCGGAGTGAGAGTGAAGAGACGAAGGGCACTTCGGAGTCCTCGCACTTCAAGACTGCCGAGGCTGGTCCGGCTATTGTATAA